Proteins from a single region of Thunnus albacares chromosome 16, fThuAlb1.1, whole genome shotgun sequence:
- the LOC122999933 gene encoding sterile alpha motif domain-containing protein 12-like: MDLSKRVSLWSVEEVLEWMQEQYPTQMGVLHKAIIKHAISGRALLRLKEHHLELLGVEAEEQQQEILQDLLLLRVQEEIDELTDICSECFSP, translated from the exons ATGGACCTGTCAAAGCGAGTGTCATTGTGGTCGGTGGAAGAAGTGTTGGAGTGGATGCAGGAACAGTATCCAACTCAAATGGGCGTACTCCATAAAGCCATAATTAAACACGCTATATCAG GCCGTGCATTGCTGAGATTAAAGGAGCATCACCTGGAGCTTCTCGGGGTGGAAgctgaggagcagcagcaggaaatctTGCaggacctcctcctcctcagagtTCAAGAAGAAATCGATGAACTCACTGACATCTGCTCTG aatgtTTTTCTCCGTAA